The following are encoded in a window of Labrus bergylta chromosome 16, fLabBer1.1, whole genome shotgun sequence genomic DNA:
- the LOC109976337 gene encoding nuclear GTPase SLIP-GC-like, producing MKKFMLSEVRTIMARVCKKIHKDKTNLNAFLNEQICDLETEKRELVGVFGRTGAGKSSLINAVIGEKDLLPSGSVSACTTVIIKVEANKQNQNYEAEIEFITKKEWTQELWFFLTFILNKENRKEEDADDHKDADERLSALYGEEWKNNRSEEYLVNNKHFEEIPEFIDSKEKTLTCDSAKKLSAELVKYTSSSSKYGMAKSIKKWFWPLVKCVTVRVPNNDLLQNVTLVDLPGNGDRNQSRDKMWKGVVQRCSTVWIVTDINRAASEKEPWEIASSLMGNGGQCQHIHFICTKSDDIEDSDDLSVAGVRAAILKRNIRAKEEVRKDFMNLMEVQTHFSGDCFKVFTVSSKEFFKKKKLGPDETEVPKLQEFLYELNDFHSVTLKYVSGAYGILSLIQGAGCGDVDGEKANVCTELEENLKREKSKVFELMTKSYRTFNKCIMEGVKKSNSSRKSVLKSFLYPDGISGSAFHSTMKCIVANNGVHKTRRGKTIQGKQQNLNEKLASKLMESIDEEFRKTFPNESKCEPFNGAISSFSLGTGTLVEKYKKYKGVQLQLEFLRTEEEKMKAQLKKIIRERKKEIYTSLTTTIEKNMQNCYEDAKQCVGEGYLKAVRDIIEQHVHDMKDVMFEEAKTVMMLNLQNLMNHILKTLSETMQKSIELSLKTDGESLPDVKEELETVTKYYQELKKNTHEGTSQVR from the exons atga AAAAATTCATGCTGTCTGAAGTGAGAACCATCATGGCACGTGTTtgtaaaaaaatccacaaagataaaacaaatcTCAATGCATTtctaaa TGAACAAATCTGTGATttggagacagaaaagaggGAGCTGGTTGGTGTCTTTGGAAGAACAGGGGCTGGAAAAAGCTCTTTAATAAATGCTGTCATCGGAGAGAAGGATCTCTTGCCCTCAGGAAGTGTCAGTGCTTGTACAACAGTCATCATTAAGGTGGAGGCTAACAAGCAGAACCAGAACTATGAGGCAGAGATTGAATTCATcacaaaaaag gaatgGACGCAGGAGTTGTGGTTCTTCTTAACATTCATCCTGAATAAGGAAAACCGCAAAGAGGAAGATGCCGATGATCACAAAGACGCTGATGAAAGGCTGTCAGCGCTGTATGGAGAAGAATGGAAAAACAACCGCTCTGAAGAATATCTcgtaaacaacaaacattttgaggAAATTCCAGAATTTATCGATTCTAAGGAGAAAACCTTGACCTGTGACTCA gCTAAAAAGTTGTCTGCAGAACTTGTCAAATACACAAGCAGCAGCTCAAAGTATGGAATGGCTAAAAGCATAAAGAAATGGTTTTGGCCCCTGGTGAAGTGTGTGACTGTCAGGGTGCCAAATAATGACCTTCTCCAGAATGTCACACTTGTGGATCTACCTGGAAATGGGGACCGCAaccagagcagagataaaatgTGGAAAGgg GTGGTTCAAAGATGTTCCACTGTGTGGATCGTGACGGACATTAACAGAGCAGCATCAGAGAAAGAACCATGGGAGATTGCCAGCAGCCTTATGGGAAATGGTGGCCAGTGTCAGCACATTCACTTCATCTGCACCAAGTCTGATGATATCGAAGACTCTGATGATCT ttcagtagCTGGCGTTCGTGCTGCCATATTGAAGAGGAACATCCGGGCCAAGGAGGAAGTGAGGAAAGATTTCATGAACCTAATGGAGGTTCAG acacatttcagtggtgactgtttcaaagtgttcacaGTGAGCTCCAAAGAgttctttaagaaaaaaaagctagGACCAGATGAAACTG aagtCCCCAAACTTCAGGAATTTCTGTATGAACTGAATGACTTTCACTCAGTCACACTGAAGTATGTGTCAGGAGCGTATGGGATTCTTTCCCTTATTCAAGGTGCCGGCTGTGGAGATGTG GATGGCGAAAAAGCAAATGTGTGCACAGAACTTGAAGAAAACTTGAAACGTGAAAAAAGTAAAGTCTTTGAGCTCATGACAAAGTCCTATAGGACTTTTAACAAGTGCATCATGGAAGGTGTTAAAAAATCAAATAGTTCAAGGAAAAGTGTCTTGAAGTCCTTTTTATATCCC gatGGGATCTCAGGAAGTGCTTTTCACAGCACAATGAAGTGCATTGTCGCAAACAATGGCGTCCACAAAACACGGAGAGGAAAAACAATACAAGGGAAACAACAAAACCTCAATGAGAAATTAGCTTCAAAGCTGATGGAGAGCATTGATGAGGAATTTAGAAAGACCTTCCC aaatgaatcaaaatgtGAACCATTCAACGGGGCCATCAGTTCCTTTTCACTCGGCACAGGGACTCTGgttgaaaagtacaaaaagtacAAAGGTGTGCAGCTGCAACTGGAATTTCTCAGGACAGAG GAAGAAAAAATGAAGGCACAACTCAAAAAAATCATCCGGGAGCGAAAGAAAGAAATCTACACTAGCCTGACGACAACAAtcgagaaaaacatgcaaaactgCTATGAag ATGCAAAACAATGTGTAGGAGAAGGCTACCTGAAGGCCGTGAGGGACATCATTGAGCAGCATGTTCATGACATGAAGGACGTCATGTTCGAGGAGGCTAAAACTGTGATGATGTTAAATCTGCAAAACCTAATG AACCACATCCTGAAGACACTGAGTGAAACTATGCAGAAGTCAATTGAGCTATCACTGAAGACCGATGGTGAATCACTTCCAG atgTCAAAGAGGAGCTTGAGACTGTGACAAAATACTATCAggaactgaagaaaaacacacatgaaggaaCATCACAAGTCAggtaa